The sequence CCTGCTGCTGGACGAGGGCAACGACCCCATCGCCGCCTTCGGGTCCGAGCCCTACTCATCCTTCCGCGCCTGGTGCCTTTCCCGTCGTTCCGACATCGAGCGGATCGCAGGTACGCGCGTGGTGCAGACGAACGAGGTGGGTCGTTGCGCGGCCTTGCTCCCGTGCCTGGCTACCGTGGCCGAGACGGCCCGACTGCCCCTCGCCGTGGTGGAGGTGGGTGCTAGCGCGGGCTTGAACCTGCTCTTCGATCGGTACCGCTATGTCTTCGGCCCCCGCCTCGAGACGGGTCCAGAGGAGTCGGAGGTGGTGCTGAGCCCGCGCCTGCGCGGCGAAGGCGTGCCTCCTCTGTCGCTTCCTGCCGTTCCGTGGCGCAGGGGGCTCGATCGCCAGCCCGTCGACGTCACCGATGACGACGCTGTCCGGTGGCTGCGATCGTGCATCTGGCCGGAGCAGCACTGGCGTATCGAGCTCTTCGACCGCGCCGCGGCGGTCGCTCGGCGCGACCCGCCGACACTGGTGACGGGCGACGTCTTCGAGTCGCTGCCTGCTGTGGTGCGGAGCGCGCCACCCGAGACCGCCCTCTGCATCGTGCACACCGCGTTTCTCTTCTACCTGCCGGATCAGCCGCGCTTCGTGCAGCTCCTGGGCGAGCTGGCGCGCGAGCGCCCGCTCTGGTGGGTGTCGGGCGAGGGAACCGGCCTCGTCCCGCAGCTGCCGCAGCCGGCTACGCCGACCCCCGCCGAGGACATCTCCTTCCGGTACGGCGTCGTGCCATTGGGAGTGCCGGGCGAGCAGCCCCGTACCCTCGCCCACGCCGGCGCGCACGGCGCCTGGTTGGAGTGGCTCGAGGTCGATAGCCATCGCCGTCGAGCGGCTGGATAGGGCACCCCACCGGCATCGGGGTCCCGGCGCGGCAGCGTGCCGTTGACAGCGTCAGCGACTCGTCAAACAGGCGACGCGCGCCTGAGCAACGCACCGTCTCGCGACGGTGCCAGGGCAAGGGCGTGGCGAAGTCGCCGGTGCCCGATCTAGCGTGGGCTCATGCGGTTCAACCATATGGAGCTTACGTTCGCCCGAGGCACGCTGACCGATGACTTTCGGCAGGAGATCGACGCCTTCTACGGCTCCGTGTTCGACTGGAAGGCGGCCGACACCGAGGTTGTCGGCCAGCGCTGCCACGTTCTGCTGCCGGACGCTGACCAGTTCATCCTGCTGGCCGAGAGCGGCAAGCCGATGAGCTCACCGGGATTCGACCACCTCGGGCTGCTCCAGGACACCCGAGCCGAGGTCGACGGTCTGCTCGAGGCCTGCAAGCGCTACCGCGACAAGGACGACCGCGTCCAGATCCAGGAGTATGACGACCTCGTGTACCCCGAGCTGACTGTGCACGCCTTCTACGTGAAGTACCTGCTGCCGATCTACTTCGACGTGCAGTCGATGGAGCGGCCCTAGGCGCTCTTACCCTGGTGTGCGATGGAGCTCGCGGACCTCGTGACGACGTCGGCCGACCTGGTCGCGACGAGATCGAAAACGACGAAGGTGACGGCGCTGGCGGAGCTGCTCAGTCGCACCCCCCACGACGAGGCGGCCATTGTCGTCGGGTTCCTGGTCGGGGCGCCCCGTCAGGGCCGGGTAGGGGTTGGCTGGAGTGCCGTGGGCCAGACGAGCGGCGTGGCTCCGGCCGCTGCAACCTCGCTCACGGTCCGCGATGTCGACGACACCCTGGATCGCCTGCAACAGGCGACGGGACCAGGCAGCGCCAGCACCCGCCGGCGGCTGATGCAGGACCTCTTCCGGCAGGCAACCGAGCCAGAGGCCGACTTCCTGCGCCGACTGCTGCTGGGTGAGCTGCGCCACGGCGCCCTGGAAGGAGTCATGGCCGATGCGATCGCGGCCGCGGCCGGCGTACCAGGCCCAACCGTTCGAAGGGCGGCGATGCTGTCGGGCGATCTTTCCCGCGTGGCCGCGGTCGCCCTCGAGCAGGGCGAGCCGGGCCTGGCCCGGATCGGATTGCAGGTCCTTCGCCCCGTCCAACCCATGTTGGCAGCGT is a genomic window of Acidimicrobiales bacterium containing:
- a CDS encoding DUF2332 domain-containing protein, which produces MANAELEAVADVFRLLAEIDYRGASPLYERLAREAAEDPEILELLLRAAPRDRLPHLLFAAVQYLLLDEGNDPIAAFGSEPYSSFRAWCLSRRSDIERIAGTRVVQTNEVGRCAALLPCLATVAETARLPLAVVEVGASAGLNLLFDRYRYVFGPRLETGPEESEVVLSPRLRGEGVPPLSLPAVPWRRGLDRQPVDVTDDDAVRWLRSCIWPEQHWRIELFDRAAAVARRDPPTLVTGDVFESLPAVVRSAPPETALCIVHTAFLFYLPDQPRFVQLLGELARERPLWWVSGEGTGLVPQLPQPATPTPAEDISFRYGVVPLGVPGEQPRTLAHAGAHGAWLEWLEVDSHRRRAAG